A stretch of DNA from Nitrospira sp. KM1:
CGCGAAGAAATCACAATCCATGGCCTGCACATTGATCGGCAGGTGCGGCGCGGATTGCGCTCCGTCCACAAGGACCGGTATGCCTCGCGCATGGGCGAGACCGATGATCGACTCCACGGGATTAATGGTGCCCAGAGCGTTTGAGACCTGCGTCACCGCCACCAATTTGGTGCGGGGACCGAGCAAGGGAGCAAACTGTTCCAGGAGCAATTCTCCGGCATCATTGATGGGAGCAATCCGGAGTAGAGCACCCGTCTGCTCGGCCAACAACTGCCAGGGCACGATGTTGGCGTGATGCTCCATTACGGTGAGCAAGATCTCGTCTCCGCGCCCGATATGGGTGCGCCCATAGGTTTGGGCCACGAGATTGACGGCTTCCGTGGTGCCGCGGACGAACACGATTTCCTTGGTATCGGCGGCGCCGATGAACTGCCGGACTTTTTCGCGGCCGCCTTCGTAGAGATCGGTGGCTCGAGCAGCCAGCGCATGCGCGGCTCGATGAATGTTGGAGTTGTCACGGCCGTAAAAGTGCGAGGTAGCCTCGATCACGCTCCGTGGTTTTTGCGTCGTCGCGGCGTTGTCGAGCCAGACAAGGGGATGACCGTTCACCCGCTGTTGGAGAGCCGGAAAATCCCGTCGGATCGATTCGACTTCAAGCGTGGACAACGGCAACGCGGTTGAAGAATGGGTCGTTACGCCGCCTGCCGTCGGAGAGGAATCGACCCCTCGAAGGAAGTACCAATCGCGCGCCGTACTGAACGCGTCTGCTCCCGACACCTGCGAGATACGCTGCTCCACGCGATGGTCTTCGGGCCGTCGTGGATCTCTGGAGCCGAAGAACTCGCCGTTACAGCGTGGTTCGCCAAACGGATAGGCTTCGCTGGAATCCGATGTATGTGCCCCGGAGGGAATAGAGTCTCTCTCGGGCGATGCGTTCGGGGTGACCGTTTCACCGGGGTAGACCTGAGGAAGGATGTTCGCCGTGGCTAATGGATAGCCGCCGGACAATCCCGGATTATCCGGTGTGTCTGCCCAATCAGTCGGCCGCCCAGATGGAGTCGAAGGGGAGGTGCCGGACAGATTCGACACGCTACCTGGCATGCCGGCAATCATCGTCGGAACGGTGGGGATTACCGGTGAAGGTCCCGGGATTGATGCCGGCCATTGCGTTGCCCGTTCAGAGCTCCGGTAGAATTCATTCGCCAGCTTGGTGATCAAGGCTGTCTCGAATGCCTCATCGTTGTGAGGGATGTGGTTCCGCTCTGCATTCATGGTCTCACCCTTTTGGATAGACATACTCGTGATAGAACTTGACTGACACGTTGTCGAGACGCGCGATCGCGTCCTCGGTCGACACCGCGGCGGAGAAATACCGAGTGACGAGATGAGAAGCGATACCGTGTTCGTTCGTCCCCATGTATCGGACGGAGAGGCCCGGTTCCAACTCTCCCGCCACGCCCGCTTTCTGCAGTCCGATGACTCCCTGCTGCGCTTCACCGGCACGCAGCAATAAGATAGTCGATTTACCTGCCTTGTCGATCTCCAGCTTGTTCGTAGGGATCAGAGGAACGCCGCGCCAAGTGATGAACGGCGAGCCGAACAGATGAACCGTGGGTGGAGGGACGCCGCGTCTGGTCGCCTCGCGCCCGAATGCGGCGATCGCCTTGGGGTGGGCCAGAAAGAAGGCCGGCTGTTTCCAGACCAGGGTCAAGAGCTCATCCAAATCATCCGGCGTGGGAGTTCCCTTGCGTGTTTGGATGCGCTGCTCAGGCACTACCTCTTTCAGCAGTCCAAATTCCTCGTGGTTGAGAATCTCCCACTCTTCGCGTTCCTTCACGGCTTCGACGGTCAGGCGTACCTGCTCGCGCAATTGGTCAATGCGATTGCTGTACAGATCGGTCACGCGCGTGTGGGTATGCACGATGGTTTGGATGGTGCTCAAGTGATATTCGCGCGGACGGACCTCATAGTCCACGTACGTCGCCGGTAGTTCCGGTTCGTTTCTGTCAACCGTCAACAGATCCACTTTCACTTCACCAAATTCGCTGGCGGGTTGTCCTTTTGGAGCCTTGGCCACGCGGTTCAGTCGATAGACCCCGCCGTCGACGTCCACCCATGGCAACAGCTTGCGGAGCCAGCGCGGGGTGATCTGGATCATCCGTGGAGCAGTGACGGTGGCCGTGGCGAGGTTGCGCGCCGCTTGGGCGCTTAAACTTGTTCGTGAGGTGTCACTCATGACCATATCCTTTCTGATGTAAGCGAGCGTGATGCCTTAGTGCAGGGTCCCGTACTTTCTATTTCCATTTTCGCGTTTGTTGCTGCGAAGCAGCCACTGGTTCCGGCCTCGAATTCACCCTCCTTTCGTATCGCTGGTTTCCCATCAAGCCGCTCCGTTGCGGGTCACCGGATCGTGCAGATTTCCGGCTCGTGATCTATGAGGGCTGTGATGGTCGGCTGGTCCCCACAGAGCGGACAGGCTGGATTGCGGGCCACCTTGACCTCCCGGAATGCCGTGCGTCTGGCATCGAAATCCAGGAGCCGGTCAGTCAAGGGCTGACCGATGCCCAGGACCAATTTCAAGGCCTCACTCGCTTGGATTGTACCGATGATGCCGGCCAAGACACCGAGCACACCGGCTTCCTGACAACTGGCAACCAGTCCCGGCGGTGGCGGCTGTCTGAATATGCAGCGGTAACAGGCCGAACGCTTAGGAATGATCGTAAATACACGCCCTTCGAAGCGCAAGATCCCTCCATGCGCGAGCGGCTTTCCGGCCATGTAGCAGGCATCATTGATCAAAAACTTCGCGGGAAAATTATCCACTCCGTCGAGTATGACGTCATAACTGCACACGATATCCAAGGCGTTTGCCGCGATCAGACGTTCTTCGTGCAGGATCACTTCGACATCGGGATTCAACGCCTGAATTTTTTCCTTCGCCGAGAGCACTTTGGGACGTCCGACGTCTGAGGTATGGTGAATGACCTGACGTTGCAGGTTCGAAAGATCGACGACATCATGGTCGATGAGACCTATGGTGCCGATGCCGGCTGCCGCAAGATACAGGGCGGCCGGCGCTCCAAGGCCTCCGGCTCCGACGATCAGGACACGGGCCTTCGCGATCTTCTTCTGACCCTTCCCCCCGACTTCCGGAAGGAGAATGTGGCGGCTGTATCTGGTGATCTGGGCGTCGGTGAATTCCATGTCAGGTTTCGATGGTCTTTTAGGCGGTGAAATACTTTTCCATGCTGATATATCGCTCCCCCGTATCACAGAGCACGGTGACCACGGTCTTTCCCGGGCCGAGTTCCTGCGCCACCCTTGTTGCGGCATGCACGTTTGCACCGGACGAGATGCCCACCAGGAGGCCCTCCGCTTTGGCAAGCGCTTTGGCGGTTTGAAAAGCTTCCTCATCCGTTACGGTC
This window harbors:
- a CDS encoding cysteine desulfurase, with product MNAERNHIPHNDEAFETALITKLANEFYRSSERATQWPASIPGPSPVIPTVPTMIAGMPGSVSNLSGTSPSTPSGRPTDWADTPDNPGLSGGYPLATANILPQVYPGETVTPNASPERDSIPSGAHTSDSSEAYPFGEPRCNGEFFGSRDPRRPEDHRVEQRISQVSGADAFSTARDWYFLRGVDSSPTAGGVTTHSSTALPLSTLEVESIRRDFPALQQRVNGHPLVWLDNAATTQKPRSVIEATSHFYGRDNSNIHRAAHALAARATDLYEGGREKVRQFIGAADTKEIVFVRGTTEAVNLVAQTYGRTHIGRGDEILLTVMEHHANIVPWQLLAEQTGALLRIAPINDAGELLLEQFAPLLGPRTKLVAVTQVSNALGTINPVESIIGLAHARGIPVLVDGAQSAPHLPINVQAMDCDFFAFSGHKIFGPTGIGVLYGKSALLEEMPPYQGGGSMIKDVTFEKTAYSEIPQKFEAGTPDIAGVVGLGAAIDYLTAIGMPAIAAYEHELLEYATQALSSVRGFRPIGTAAAKASVLSFVLDGVRNEQVARHLDRHGIAVRSGHHCAQPAVRRFGLEGTVRPSLAFYNTHDEIDTLVRALHELRRR
- a CDS encoding family 2A encapsulin nanocompartment shell protein; amino-acid sequence: MVMSDTSRTSLSAQAARNLATATVTAPRMIQITPRWLRKLLPWVDVDGGVYRLNRVAKAPKGQPASEFGEVKVDLLTVDRNEPELPATYVDYEVRPREYHLSTIQTIVHTHTRVTDLYSNRIDQLREQVRLTVEAVKEREEWEILNHEEFGLLKEVVPEQRIQTRKGTPTPDDLDELLTLVWKQPAFFLAHPKAIAAFGREATRRGVPPPTVHLFGSPFITWRGVPLIPTNKLEIDKAGKSTILLLRAGEAQQGVIGLQKAGVAGELEPGLSVRYMGTNEHGIASHLVTRYFSAAVSTEDAIARLDNVSVKFYHEYVYPKG
- the moeB gene encoding molybdopterin-synthase adenylyltransferase MoeB, with protein sequence MEFTDAQITRYSRHILLPEVGGKGQKKIAKARVLIVGAGGLGAPAALYLAAAGIGTIGLIDHDVVDLSNLQRQVIHHTSDVGRPKVLSAKEKIQALNPDVEVILHEERLIAANALDIVCSYDVILDGVDNFPAKFLINDACYMAGKPLAHGGILRFEGRVFTIIPKRSACYRCIFRQPPPPGLVASCQEAGVLGVLAGIIGTIQASEALKLVLGIGQPLTDRLLDFDARRTAFREVKVARNPACPLCGDQPTITALIDHEPEICTIR